The segment ATCGAATCCGAACACGCTTCGCTGGGACGATTCCGTTTCTTCGCGGTGGATGATGATCGCAACGAGCCTCTGTTTCTGTTTACCGATAACGAGACGAACTACCGAAAGTTGTACGGCCAGATCAATGCAGAGCCGTTCGTCAAAGATGCCTTTCATGAACACATTATCGGAGGGCATTCGCGTGTCGTAAGTCCGTCTCAAACGGGAACCAAGGCCGCTGTCGTTTACGAAATGGAGCTGGAGCCTGGCGAAAGTCGCACGTTACAGTTTCGGCTGGTCAGTGAGAAAGAGATGCCTACGGACGACCGTAGTCAGCTACTCGGTTCGGAGTTCGATGAGATTTTCGACTCGCGAATTGCAGAAACCAACTCGTTCTACGGCGACGTCCTGAAACAGTGGCCCGAACAGTCCGAACGAGCCATTGCCAGGCAGGGGTTCGCAGGGCTGTTTTGGACGAAGCAGTTTTATTTCTACTCGGTGCGCGACTGGCTGCGCGGTGATCCGGGAAAACCGATTCCCGCCGAAGCACGCAGTTCTGGTCGAAATTCCGAGTGGAATCATTTGTACAACCGCGATGTCATTTCGATGCCCGACAAATGGGAGTATCCATGGTACGCGGCGTGGGATTTGGCTTTCCATATGGTGCCGTTTGCGAAAGTCGACATTGAGTTCGCAAAGTCGCAGTTGTTGCTGTTGCTGCGCGAGTGGTACATGCATCCGAACGGCCAAATTCCGGCCTACGAGTTTCAGTTTTCCGATTGCAATCCGCCCGTTCACGCGTGGGCTGCGTGGCAGGTCTATGAGGATTCAGACCAGGGTGACGGGAAAGACCGGCAGTTTTTGGCGCGAGTGTTTCACAAGCTGTTGATCAACTTTACGTGGTGGATCAATCGGAAGGACCGCGACGAGAACAACATTTTCTCCGGCGGATTCCTTGGACTGGATAATATTGGTGTTTTCGATCGCTCGCAGCCAGAACACGTCGGCGGCGATCTCGACCAGGCGGATGCGACCGCCTGGATGGCGTTCTACTGTTCGACGATGCTCACGATCGCGATGGAGTTGGCCAGTTTCGATGAAAGCTATGAAGATGTGGCATCGAAGTTTTTCGAACACTTCGTTTCCATTGCCAACGCCATGAACTCGCTCGGCAACGGGCTGTGGGACGAGGACGATGGTTTTTACTACGATCAGCTTCATCAGGAAGATAACGTCACGCCGCTGAGAATTCGGTCGATGGTTGGACTGCTGCCGATGGTCGCGGTCGGAGTGTTGAATATGGAAGTCATCGACCGGTTGCCGGGCTTCAAAAAGCGGATGATGTGGTTCCTGGAAAATCGGAAAACGCTGTCCAGCCAGATTACTTACCTCGAAAAGCATGGTGATGACCCGAAGCTGCTGCTGGCGATTCCATCAAAATCTCGTCTCAAAGCAATCCTCCGCTATATGCTCGACGAGACCGAGTTTTTGTCGGACTATGGCGTGCGATCGATGTCAAAGTTTCACGAGTCGAACCCCTACAAGGTCCAGATCAGTCATCAAAACTTTTCAGTGCAATACAAGGCCGGCGAATCAGATTCCGGTTTGTTCGGCGGTAACTCAAACTGGCGAGGACCGGTGTGGTTTCCGGTCAACTGGTTGCTGATCGAGGCGCTGGATCAGTATCACGATTTCTATGGCGAGTCGATGAAAGTTGAATGCCCGGTCGGGTCCGGCACGATGCTGAATTTGAAGGAAGTCGCCGACGAAATAGCACGACGGTTGACCAAACTGTTCGTCGTCGAAGACGGTAAGCGTCCGGTGAACGAAGGGCGTGACTTCCTCAATGAGGATCCAAACTGGAAAGACTACGTTCTGTTCCACGAGTACTTTCACGGCGACTCAGGGCGCGGGCTGGGAGCGAGCCACCAAACGGGCTGGACAGCGTTGGTGATCAACTGCTTTGACCGTTTGCAGAATCGGGAGTAGCGAAACTGACATTCGATTGCGAGACGCAAGTTACAAACCGCAAACTGGCAAAATTCGCAGGTGGCGGCGCAACCCTGCAACCGGTGACTGTTGGTTTGCCGCTGCCGCTATCGTCGGAAAATGTTCTTGAACGACCAACGTTTCGTCGAGCGTTTCGGCAGCGTCAAGTTGCTGCTCCGCGACGGTCGACGCTGCGAAGAGTCGAGCAATCCGGGGCTTGAGTCCAGGGAACGCGGCGTCGCGTTGGAATCTGGCGTCGAGTTGAACTCAGGTTCCTGCAGCAACTCCTTCAGGCTCTTGATTCTCAGTTCGTCATCCGGATTTGTTTCCAGATCGCCCGGTAGTGCGTCGTCGATCAATTCCGAGTTTGGACGCGGAGGGTCGAGGTCTTCAAGATTGAACGCCGAATCGGAATTGGTTGGCGATTCGTTGTACCGATCGGTGGCTCCATCGATTCGTAGAGCCTTCGGATAGGCCCGCGACGGACGTTGAACGCCGACCAAAGTCGGAGCAATCGATCCGTAGCGTTCTTCCACAAAACGAATTCCGTGCGTTTCGAGGATTGAACCCGTTTGGGATTCGACGTTTGCCAGTTCGGTGTTGTACTGCGTGATCGAACGGGCTTCCTGAGAAATCGCGTTTCCCCAATCCGTAATCGCGGTCAGCACGTTGATTACTTCCCGACGACCTTCAAAAACTTCAGCGGCCTGATTGTTGTAGCTGATTCTGGCGGCCTCTCTGGCTTCCCGGAACGCTTCAATTTGAAGATAGAACTGGTCAAGGTTTCGATAGTTGATCGTCAACTGGTGCACCATTTGATGGATGCCCTGTTCCAAATTCTTGCGGTCTTGCAGCAGAATCAGTTCCCTGCGTCGCAAAGCCGCGCGATCGCCTCGCAGGCCAAACGGAACCGCGAAGTTGACGCCCAGATTGAAGCCCGCGAATCGACCGCCATCGTTTTCCAAAAAGTTTCCGTTGG is part of the Mariniblastus fucicola genome and harbors:
- a CDS encoding MGH1-like glycoside hydrolase domain-containing protein gives rise to the protein MESNEPSKRRPQNCPERQRMEDDRQRKANWKRWGPYLAERQWGTVREDYSENSDSWRSFTHEEAVSRAYRWGEDGLLGITDRQGRLSFALALWNGKDPILKERLFGLTGPEGNHGEDVKEHYFYLDSSPTHSYMKALYKYPQCEFPYQQLREENARRGYDDLEYELEDTGAFEDDRYFDVTAEYAKNGPNDILIRVTVCNRGPETAPLHLLPTLWFRNTWSFGRSGEGYWPKPRLSKLVPGQIESEHASLGRFRFFAVDDDRNEPLFLFTDNETNYRKLYGQINAEPFVKDAFHEHIIGGHSRVVSPSQTGTKAAVVYEMELEPGESRTLQFRLVSEKEMPTDDRSQLLGSEFDEIFDSRIAETNSFYGDVLKQWPEQSERAIARQGFAGLFWTKQFYFYSVRDWLRGDPGKPIPAEARSSGRNSEWNHLYNRDVISMPDKWEYPWYAAWDLAFHMVPFAKVDIEFAKSQLLLLLREWYMHPNGQIPAYEFQFSDCNPPVHAWAAWQVYEDSDQGDGKDRQFLARVFHKLLINFTWWINRKDRDENNIFSGGFLGLDNIGVFDRSQPEHVGGDLDQADATAWMAFYCSTMLTIAMELASFDESYEDVASKFFEHFVSIANAMNSLGNGLWDEDDGFYYDQLHQEDNVTPLRIRSMVGLLPMVAVGVLNMEVIDRLPGFKKRMMWFLENRKTLSSQITYLEKHGDDPKLLLAIPSKSRLKAILRYMLDETEFLSDYGVRSMSKFHESNPYKVQISHQNFSVQYKAGESDSGLFGGNSNWRGPVWFPVNWLLIEALDQYHDFYGESMKVECPVGSGTMLNLKEVADEIARRLTKLFVVEDGKRPVNEGRDFLNEDPNWKDYVLFHEYFHGDSGRGLGASHQTGWTALVINCFDRLQNRE